A portion of the Punica granatum isolate Tunisia-2019 chromosome 7, ASM765513v2, whole genome shotgun sequence genome contains these proteins:
- the LOC116212921 gene encoding piezo-type mechanosensitive ion channel homolog: MEKVICGFVLPMLLLSAGLLNWSLMSLVNLSAFLTLQFIAPKLGSRFQRQYLVLRSICLFSFLALVSHVAFYIISITEGEQWSAINSKWAKLIGFVRVDSWKMPSEIYVLVIQILVAFIAILKLSYRNRLGPASETHTCLERICSSLEHIGSHVRVLCYLLLPPIQLIVGISHPSWASFPFFICSSIGLIDWSLTSNFLGLFWWGRYLLLYAGSNIFLLYVYQLPVKFPELFVQFAELVGLYKISANSDLSELCSGLSLLSFYILLSWIRCDLSEMDKITSTKENSLSERLLTSKDSYLLLETRSDSRQNSILSWREFFQTFSINFFTYGFPVLLLALSFWSFHFASLCSFGLLAYVGYTIYAFPSMFHLHRLNGLLLVFILFWAAGTYVFNLAFSVLNKRLCEDMEVWETIGLWHYSIPGLYLLAQFCLGILVAMGNLVNNSIFHCLSVGPRQDENYFLEEREEMKVLLVATVAWLLRKSYRAIVLCLIYLLATKPGFFHAAYMIFFLVYLLSHSISKKLCRSLIVMCLAHFALLYILNLHLISKFFDRERSAAAEILQLLGLDDTNSSGDFVRIAVLGCICAIHNHGIDVLFSFSAVVQQTPFPPVGFSILRAGLIKSVLFSVYTSQSVRRQHIFSSHERRIMMYLSAIGEKILSLYRSCGTYIAFLTIFVAVYLVRPNYIFLGYLLFLLLWITGRQLLQKTTKHLWFPLKLYAIVVFIFIYSLSVFTNFQLWLSGLVDLCSVLGYDPKASVKENISEPLAILISMQLFSYERRRSRCASSSENNQFDRVQLTFSKRLLIWHREKILYIAVLYASISPIGAFGFLYILGLVICSILPKSSQVPSKLFLVYSGWLLMIDYLFQMWGSKAEMLPGQRNYSWSLFLGLKLHESTFWGLESGFRGKVVVIVACILQYNIFHWLEHMPQDRANPEKWGEACDLFNSKEEILSEITNVTNANLYVGRREQAMSQSWPSFSAEVSQGQCSTPSEVRGYNEGRKKNQYLYTYFWENYKGSQKWNRRRIIYFRRERLHKQKATLKIYTKFWIQNIFGLFGLEINMVVLLLASFAVLNAISLIYIACLAACIVLNRRLLQRLWPMFVFLFASIVGLEYLALWLDMISTKNKHGSVKARVACHDCWRSSDHYFDFCKKCWFGFIVDDPRMLISYYMVFMFSCFKLKADHLSNLPGSQMYQRLISHCKNVSLLSDLSFETKELWTLLDYARHYSYCHLLDLVLALILITGTLEYDILHLGYLGFALVFFRMRLHILKKKNKVFKLLRIYNFALIVLSLAYQSPFIGDFIEGKCATVDYVSEVIGFYKYDYGFRITSRSAFVEIVIFMLVSVQSFMFSSQEFDYVSKYLEAEQIGAIVREQEKRAAWKSAQLQNIRKSEEQKRQRNLQVEKMKSEMLNLQSQLHSSNTPAEHESFSRKMSSGLKKYKAEGAAERLRMRNHATGYDFSDPKYNLLFPMEMDGSPKSIEGSGSPSSVDSAKLSMGSLRDTMDYKERDASVSFHDSRKLQKVRLQNKDNPLISAVNLIGDGVNQVQSLGNYAVNNLVTLLNIEQREKLDGNSSEDEETYYEIESQNIGGFDHMDRAHSAGSDNNLAVPGSSLGVIIQYIWGLMQSNNDVVCYCCFVLIFLWNFSLLSMVYLGALFVYALCVNTGPSHLFWVIVLMYSEFCILLQYLYQIIIQHCGLSIHVNFLQELGFPENKIMSSFVISTLPLFLVYLFTLLQTSITARDVQKIGFPQRRNDFKEGKEAMNYSWKHRLQTLLSPIGNSISHVIRNLCRYWYSLTQGAETPPYFVQVSMDVEQWPEDGIQPERIESGINELLSVMHSRRCKNLNSNFQSASRVRIQSIERSTENPHIALAVFEVLYASPLTESSPVVWQNSLTPAADVAHEILIAKGACIFEDIGFPYPIVSIIGGGKREIDLYAYIFCADLMVFFLVAFFYQSIIKNKSEFLEVYQLEDQFPKEFVFTLMVIFFLIVLDRIIYLCSFATGKVIFYLFSLALFTYSVTRHAWYTAPPYKRAGRLALRAIYLMKAVSLALQAIQIRYGIPRESTLYRQFLTSSVTKLNFWGFRLYRALPFLYELRCVLDWSCTTTSLTMYDWLKLEDIHASLFLVKCDVDLNRARHRQGEKQSKTTKFCGGICLFLVLICVIWAPMLMYSSGNPTNIANPIKDASVRVDIKTDSGRLTLFETTLCQKLSWNDLVDQANLDPEGYSSAYNVKDIQLICCQPDASRLWLVPPMVQARFIKSLQWSMKIIFSWELTRDRPKGKEAVKYELEVEDMNLPEPSKVMEVLNGSSNSFRIYNVYPRFFRVTGSGDVRFLEQEVELVSGDLVLNRGNPEWWSFHDINAPLVSGCGSLAGPMAVVVSEETPQGILGETLSKFSIWGLYITFVLAVGRFIRLQCADLRMRIPFENLPSCERLLAICEDIYAARAEGELEVEEVLYWTLVKIYRSPHMLLEYTKPD; the protein is encoded by the exons ATGGAGAAGGTCATCTGTGGCTTTGTGTTGCCTATGCTGCTCCTCTCAG CTGGTCTGCTTAATTGGAGCTTGATGTCTCTGGTGAATTTGTCGGCTTTTCTGACTCTTCAGTTTATTGCTCCAAAATTAG GTTCCCGGTTTCAGAGGCAGTACTTGGTATTACGCTCTATCtgcttattttcttttctggcCCTCGTTTCGCACGTGGCTTTCTATATCATTTCCATCACTGAGGGGGAACAGTGGAGCGCTATAAACTCTAAGTGGGCAAAGCTAATTGGATTTGTCCG AGTAGATTCATGGAAGATGCCATCGGAAATATATGTTTTGGTCATTCAAATATTGGTCGCTTTCATTGCTATACTAAAATTATCCTACCGAAACCGGCTTGGACCGGCTTCTGAGACACATACATGTCTCGAACGTATATGTTCTTCTCTTGAACACATAG GTTCACATGTCAGAGTTCTATGCTATTTGTTGTTACCACCAATACAGCTAATTGTCGGGATAAGTCACCCATCATGGgcttcttttccatttttcatcTGTAGCAGCATCGGCCTCATTGATTGGTCTTTGACGAGCAATTTCCTTGGTCTCTTTTG GTGGGGGAGATATCTTTTGTTATATGCAGGTTCAAACATATTCTTGCTCTATGTATATCAGCTCCCCGTCAAGTTTCCCGAACTATTTGTGCAGTTTGCTGAATTGGTTGGGCTGTACAAAATATCAGCTAATTCAGATTTGTCGGAACTTTGTTCAGGCCTTTCCCTCCTGTCATTCTACATTCTG TTATCCTGGATCAGATGTGACCTTTCAGAAATGGATAAAATTACATCTACAAAGGAAAACAGCTTATCGGAGCGCCTTCTTACCTCGAAGGATTCATACTTACTTCTAGAGACAAG ATCTGATTCAAGGCAGAATAGCATCCTATCATGGAGGGAGTTTTTTCAGACTTTTAGCATTAACTTTTTCACTTACGGATTTCCA GTCTTGCTGCTTGCTCTTTCATTTTGGAGCTTCCACTTTGCAAGTTTATGTTCGTTTGGGCTACTTGCATATGTTGGCTACACAATCTATGCTTTTCCTTCCATGTTTCATTTGCATCGGTTAAATGGCCTGCTTCTGGTATTCATCCTCTTCTGGGCAGCTGGCACATATGTCTTCAATTTGGCGTTCTCTGTTCTGAATAAGAGACTGTGCGAG GACATGGAAGTTTGGGAAACTATCGGTCTGTGGCATTATAGTATCCCGGGTTTGTATCTTCTAGCACAATTCTGTCTGGGAATTCTTGTTGCCATGGGTAATCTAGTGAACAACTCTATTTTCCACTGCTTATCTGTTGGGCCAAGGCAGGATGAGAATTACTTTTTAGAAG AAAGAGAAGAGATGAAAGTCTTACTTGTTGCTACTGTAGCATGGTTATTACGGAAAAGTTATCGTGCTATAGTTCTCTGTTTAATATATCTCTTGGCAACCAAACCTGGGTTCTTCCATGCAGCCTACA TGATATTCTTCTTGGTGTACCTATTAAGCCACAGCATCAGCAAGAAGTTATGCCGGTCCTTGATTGTCATGTGCCTGGCACATTTCGCACTTCTGTATATCCTTAATCTTCACCtaatttccaaattttttGATCGTGAACGCTCAGCTGCTGCAGAAATTCTTCAACTGCTAG GTCTCGATGATACCAATTCTTCTGGGGATTTCGTGAGGATAGCAGTGCTGGGATGCATCTGTGCCATTCACAATCACGGGATCGATGTGCTGTTTTCATTTTCTGCAGTTGTGCAGCAAACTCCATTCCCTCCAGTCGGGTTTAGTATATTGCGAGCTGGTCTCATAAAATCAGTTCTTTTCTCAGTCTACACTTCACAGTCTGTGCGCAGGCAGCACATCTTTTCTTCTCACG AGAGGAGGATAATGATGTACTTGAGTGCAATCGGAGAGAAGATTCTATCCCTGTACCGATCATGCGGGACCTACATTGCCTTTCTGACTATCTTCGTCGCTGTTTATCTAGTTCGTCCAAACTATATTTTTCTAGGATACCtactctttcttcttctgtgGATCACTGGGAGACAGCTCTTGCAGAAGACGACGAAGCACCTCTGGTTCCCTCTAAAGCTGTACGCTATTGTGGTCTTTATCTTCATTTATAGCCTGAGTGTCTTCACCAACTTCCAATTATGGCTCTCAGGGTTGGTTGATCTTTGTTCAGTTCTAGGATATGACCCAAAGGCTTCTGTCAAAGAGAATATCTCGGAGccgcttgccattttaatatCCATGCAATTGTTTAGCTATGAACGAAGAAGGAGCAGATGTGCAAGTTCTTCTGAAAATAATCAATTTGACAGGGTACAGTTAACGTTCTCCAAACGGCTTCTTATCTGGCACAGAGAGAAGATCCTATATATTGCCGTGTTGTATGCATCTATTTCACCAATAGGTGCATTTGGGTTCTTGTACATTCTCGGCCTTGTGATTTGTTCGATATTACCAAAATCTTCTCAAGTCCCATCGAAGTTATTCTTAGTCTACTCAGGATGGCTATTGATGATCGATTATCTCTTCCAAATGTGGGGCAGCAAAGCGGAGATGCTCCCAGGCCAGAGGAACTATTCCTGGTCTCTTTTTCTTGGGTTGAAGTTGCATGAATCCACTTTCTGGGGATTAGAGTCAGGCTTTCGGGGAAAAGTCGTGGTTATTGTTGCATGTATACTTCAGTATAACATCTTCCATTGGCTTGAACATATGCCGCAGGATCGAGCTAACCCTGAGAAGTGGGGAGAAGCTTGTGATCTGTTCAACTCCAAGGAGGAGATCCTTAGTGAAATCACAAACGTAACAAATGCCAATCTTTATGTAGGCAGACGGGAGCAGGCAATGAGCCAGTCGTGGCCGTCATTCAGTGCGGAAGTATCTCAGGGTCAATGTTCAACGCCTTCCGAGGTAAGAGGCTATAATGAAGGTCGGAAAAAGAACCAGTATCTGTACACGTATTTCTGGGAAAATTACAAAGGGAGCCAAAAGTGGAACAGGAGAAGGATTATTTACTTTAGGAGAGAGAGACTCCACAAACAGAAGGCAACATTGAAGATTTATACCAAGTTTTGGATCCAGAACATTTTTGGCCTCTTCGGTCTAGAAATAAACATGGTTGTGCTTCTCCTTGCTAGTTTTGCTGTGTTGAATGCGATCTCTCTGATCTACATTGCATGCCTTGCTGCATGCATCGTCCTGAACCGACGGCTCCTGCAAAGACTGTGGCCCATGTTTGTATTCCTGTTTGCCTCTATAGTCGGGCTCGAGTATTTGGCTCTTTGGTTGGACATGATATctacaaaaaataaacatgGCTCAGTGAAAGCACGAGTGGCTTGCCATGACTGCTGGAGGAGCTCTGACCATTATTTTGACTTCTGCAAGAAATGTTGGTTTG GATTCATTGTTGACGATCCCCGAATGCTCATCAGCTACTACATGGTCTTCATGTTCTCATGCTTTAAGCTCAAAGCTGACCACTTGTCTAATCTCCCGGGGTCACAGATGTACCAACGCTTGATCTCCCACTGCAAGAATGTGTCTCTTCTGAGTGACCTCTCGTTCGAAACAAAGGAATTATGGACACTTCTTGACTATGCGAGGCACTACAGTTATTGCCATTTACTGGACCTTGTTCTTGCTTTAATTCTGATAACAGGCACTCTTGAATACGACATCCTTCACCTTGGGTACCTTGGCTTTGCCCTAGTCTTTTTCCGAATGAGGCTTCACAttttaaagaagaagaacaaagtCTTCAAACTCTTAAGGATTTATAACTTTGCGTTAATTGTCCTTTCTCTGGCCTATCAATCTCCTTTTATAGGGGATTTCATTGAGGGCAAGTGCGCAACAGTTGATTATGTGAGCGAAGTTATCGGGTTCTATAAGTATGACTACGGGTTCAGAATCACCTCGAGATCAGCCTTTGTCGAGATAGTCATATTTATGCTTGTCTCTGTGCAGTCATTCATGTTCTCATCCCAGGAATTCGACTACGTGTCAAAGTACCTGGAAGCAGAGCAAATTGGTGCAATAGTTCGGGAACAAGAGAAAAGAGCTGCATGGAAATCTGCTCAGTTGCAAAATATACGGAAATCTGAAGAGCAGAAGAGGCAACGCAATTTGCAAGTCGAGAAGATGAAGTCTGAGATGCTCAACCTCCAAAGTCAGCTCCACAGCAGTAATACACCTGCCGAGCACGAGAGCTTCTCAAGGAAAATGAGCTCTGGTTTGAAGAAATATAAAGCTGAAGGTGCTGCAGAAAGGCTGAGGATGAGAAATCATGCCACGGGGTATGACTTTTCAGATCCAAAGTATAACTTATTGTTTCCTATGGAAATGGACGGATCACCAAAGAGTATTGAAGGAAGTGGCTCCCCATCTTCTGTGGACTCCGCAAAACTCTCAATGGGTTCTCTTCGTGATACAATGGACTACAAAGAGAGAGATGCAAGCGTAAGTTTCCATGATTCGCGAAAACTGCAGAAGGTTAGACTCCAAAACAAGGACAACCCTCTAATCTCAGCGGTAAATCTGATTGGTGATGGAGTTAATCAAGTACAATCCCTGGGGAATTATGCAGTTAATAACCTTGTTACCTTACTGAACATTGAACAAAGAGAAAAACTAGATGGAAATTCCTCAGAGGATGAGGAGACATACTATGAGATCGAGAGTCAGAACATAGGGGGTTTTGATCACATGGACCGAGCACACTCGGCCGGATCTGATAACAATCTGGCAGTGCCTGGGTCTTCCCTCGGAGTGATCATCCAGTACATATGGGGCCTAATGCAATCAAATAACGATGTTGTCTGTTACTGTTGCTTTGTCCTCATATTCCTCTGGAATTTCAGCTTGCTCTCAATGGTGTACCTAGGAGCTCTGTTCGTCTACGCTCTGTGTGTGAATACAGGTCCGAGTCATCTCTTCTGGGTCATTGTGCTTATGTATAGCGAGTTTTGCATTCTGCTTCAGTATTTGTATCAAATCATTATACAACACTGCGGGCTCTCGATCCACGTGAACTTCCTACAAGAGCTGGGTTTTCCCGAGAATAAAATCATGTCCTCCTTTGTGATAAGTACCTTGCCTCTCTTTCTAGTCTACTTGTTTACACTCCTGCAAACCTCGATAACGGCCAGGGACGTTCAAAAGATAGGTTTTCCACAAAGGAGGAATGACTTCAAGGAAGGAAAGGAGGCAATGAATTACAGTTGGAAGCACAGATTACAGACGCTGCTCTCACCCATAGGCAATTCGATCAGTCATGTCATCAGAAATCTCTGTAGGTATTGGTACTCACTAACTCAGGGAGCGGAAACTCCTCCTTACTTTGTGCAAGTTTCGATGGATGTTGAGCAGTGGCCAGAAGATGGGATTCAGCCCGAAAGAATAGAGTCAGGGATTAATGAGTTACTAAGTGTAATGCATAGCAGGAGATGCAAGAACCTGAACAGTAATTTCCAGTCGGCAAGTCGGGTTCGCATACAGAGCATCGAGAGAAGTACGGAAAATCCCCATATTGCCCTTGCTGTTTTTGAGGTTCTTTATGCATCACCTTTGACAGAATCCAGTCCAGTGGTATGGCAAAATTCTCTTACTCCAGCCGCTGATGTTGCTCATGAGATTTTAATTGCAAAAGGAGCCTGCATTTTTGAAGATATAGGCTTTCCATATCCGATTGTCTCGATAATTGGTGGAGGTAAACGAGAGATAGATCTGTATGCATACATATTTTGCGCGGATTTGATGGTTTTCTTCTTGGTCGCTTTCTTTTACCAGTCGATCATAAAGAACAAGAGTGAATTCCTCGAAGTGTACCAGCTCGAGGATCAGTTCCCGAAGGAATTCGTATTTACTCTAATG GTAATCTTTTTCTTGATTGTCCTCGATCGAATTATCTACCTCTGCTCATTTGCCACAGGAAAGGTTATTTTCTATCTTTTCTCACTTGCATTGTTTACATACTCCGTCACAAGACATGCTTGGTACACGGCTCCACCGTATAAACGAGCAGGAAGATTGGCACTCCGTGCTATCTATCTGATGAAGGCGGTGTCTCTGGCTCTTCAAGCAATCCAAATTCGTTATGGAATTCCTCGCGAAAGCACCTTATATCGGCAGTTCTTAACAAGTAGTGTAACTAAACTGAACTTTTGGGGTTTCCGTCTTTATCGAGCCCTCCCATTCCTGTATGAGCTTCGATGTGTCCTTGATTGGTCCTGCACGACTACATCTTTGACAATGTATGACTGGCTGAAG CTGGAAGATATTCACGCAAGCTTGTTCCTTGTGAAATGTGATGTGGATCTGAACAGAGCAAGGCACCGGCAGGGAGAAAAGCAATCCAAGACGACTAAATTTTGTGGAGGCATATGCTTATTTCTTGTGTTGATATGTGTTATCTGGGCGCCTATGCTG ATGTATAGTAGCGGTAATCCCACGAACATTGCTAATCCCATCAAAGACGCTAGTGTCCGGGTCGACATAAAGACAGACAGTGGAAGGCTCACATTGTTTGAGACCACTCTCTGCCAGAAGCTCTCCTGGAACGATCTAGTTGATCAAGCTAATTTGGATCCTGAAGGTTATTCAAGTGCTTACAATGTGAAGGACATTCAACTCATATGCTGCCAACCTGATGCCAGCAGGCTGTGGCTTGTTCCCCCAATGGTCCAAGCCCGATTTATCAAGTCTCTTCAGTGGAGcatgaaaatcattttttctTGGGAACTCACACGGGATAGACCTAAAGGAAAGGAGGCCGTGAAGTACGAACTGGAAGTTGAAGACATGAATCTCCCTGAACCATCAAAAGTGATGGAGGTTTTGAATGGCTCCTCAAATAGTTTCAGAATTTATAATGTCTA